From Salvelinus sp. IW2-2015 linkage group LG33, ASM291031v2, whole genome shotgun sequence, one genomic window encodes:
- the LOC111958139 gene encoding uncharacterized protein, producing the protein MVEKAPRSTATQIQADLQTQVAQVEMHSNHFGFPFVTTDVLCQSPSMYNVTHVTISIHSDIKATQNQHFLSIQNKELREEKIFSYNFTVCISNLFGGYNNVLQFVQTMEMYKLLGVQRVVIYNTSCGQDLEPVLVHYREEGILEIVEWXIDQFLNPSKGWRFEEHKGDLHYYGQLTTLNECIYRYMYQSKYVLLHDIDEIVMPYQHANLHLLLEDXQHQHPRVXVFXIXNHIFPKNHYXDSGKFKLPQWREIPGINILEHIYREPSREAVINPTKLIVNPRHVVQTSVHSVLKTLGETFWVPPDVCRLVHVRVPLQGSLTKDQLLVDKKLWEYEKELVQNVBNTLRKSGLLL; encoded by the exons ATGGTGGAGAAAGCTCCTCGATCAACTGCCACACAGATTCAAGCTGACCTTCAGACACAAG TGGCACAGGTGGAGATGCACAGCAACCATTTTGGATTCCCCTTTGTGACCACAGATGTGCTGTGCCAGAGTCCATCTATGTATAATGTGACACATGTCACTATATCAATACATTCAGATATCAAAGCCACCCAAAACCAGCACTTCCTGTCCATACAAAACAAAGaactgagagaggagaagatatttTCATACAACTTTACAGTGTGCATCTCCAATCTTTTCGGGGGCTATAACAATGTCCTGCAGTTTGTCCAAACTATGGAGATGTACAAACTCCTTGGGGTGCAGAGAGTGGTTATCTATAACACCAGCTGTGGTCAGGACTTGGAACCAGTGTTAGTTCACTACAGGGAAGAGGGTATACTGGAAATAGTAGAATGGYCGATTGAYCARTTCCTCAACCCATCCAAAGGCTGGAGGTTTGAGGAGCACAAAGGAGATCTCCACTACTATGGGCAGCTGACCACTCTGAATGAATGCATCTATAGATACATGTACCAGTCGAAGTATGTACTTCTTCATGACATTGATGAGATCGTGATGCCTTACCAACATGCCAATTTGCATCTACTRCTGGAGGACYTTCAACACCAGCACCCCAGAGTARGAGTCTTCSTCATCRAGAACCACATATTCCCCAAAAACCATTACGAWGACAGTGGCAAGTTCAAACTGCCACAATGGAGGGAAATTCCAGGGATCAATATCCTGGAGCATATTTACAGAGAACCCTCGAGAGAAGCTGTTATCAACCCTACCAAACTGATTGTCAACCCTAGACATGTAGTACAGACATCTGTTCACTCTGTGCTGAAGACTTTAGGGGAGACCTTCTGGGTACCACCTGATGTGTGTCGGCTAGTACACGTCAGAGTTCCCCTGCAAGGGAGCCTCACTAAAGATCAGCTGCTTGTGGACAAAAAGCTGTGGGAATATGARAAGGAGCTRGTTCAAAATGTTRACAACACTTTAAGGAAATCTGGACTGTTGCTTTGA